One Gordonia pseudamarae genomic window, GGGGTGGTCTGTTGATGTGGGGAAAGCTGTGTGCCGGTCGAGCCAGCGGGGATCGAACCAGGTGGGTGCGGCGTGCCGGAAGTCTGCGGGGTTCAGCGCGCCGGCACCGCCGGGGATGACCGCGATCACCGGCACACCGGTGAGCCGGGGCAGGTCGTCACGGTTGCAGATCATGGCCAGGTCGGGTTCGGCCGACCACGAACCGATGATGAGTCCGGCGACGGTGAGTCCGCAGGCGCGGATCGCGCTGACGGTCAGTTCGGCGTGATTGAGCGCGCCGAGACCCGGATGGACCACCACGATCACCTCGGCGTCGACTGCGCCGGCGACATCGAGCAGCGTCAGGTTCTCGGCGAGCCGCACCAGGATCCCGCCCGCGCCTTCGACGAGGGTCAGGTCGTGCGCGGCGGACAGCCCGAAGACGGTACGGATGATCGTGGGCAGGTCCACCGGTTCTGCTCCGGCACGCCGCGCCGCGGTCTCGGGCGCGAGCGGCTCCGGGTAGCGGGCGCATTCAGCCGTCGCCACCGGCCCCGCAAGGTGGTCGATCACGGCGAGGTCGCCCGGTTCGCCGGGCCGCATCCCGGTCTGGACCGGTTTGCAGACCGCTACCGAACCATCCGCGAAGGCCGCTGCCAGTGCCGCGGTCGCAATGGTCTTGCCGACGTCGGTGGAGGTTCCGGTGACGGCCAGGATCCGCCCGCTCACCGAACCGTCGCCCCTACCTCGCGCAACGCCTCCAGGACCACGTCACCGACGTGGTCGAGGGTGGCGTCGTCCAGGTCGGCCCGGACGGTCAGCCGCAACCGGGAGGTGCCCGGCTCGACCGACGGCGGACGGAAGCAGCCCACGAGCACACCGCGTTCCCGGCAGGCCAGCGCGGCGGCGACCGCCTTGTGCGGATCGCCGACGATCAGCGAGATCACCGCCGCCGACGGGGTGGGCGCGCCACACCGTTCGGCGAGCCGGACCGCGTTGGCACGCAACCGTTGCGGATAGTCGGGCCGGGCCCGCAGCAGACGCAGCGCGGCCAGTGCCGCTCCGGCGGCGGCCGGGTTGAGGCCGGTGTCGAAGATGAAGGTGCGGGCCGTGTCGATGAGATGCCCACGCAGCACGGCGCTGCCGGCGACGAGGCCACCCTGCGCACCGAACGATTTGGACAACACCCCGGTGACGACGAGGTCGGGCGCACCGGCCACGCCGGATTCGGCGACCAGACCCGACCCGCCGGGACCCCGGACACCGAGCGCGTGCGCCTCATCGACGAGCAGCGCGGCGCCGTGATCGCGGGCGGCGGCGTACAGTTCACGGATCGGTGCGGGTTCACCGTCGACGGAATAGATCGAGTCGGTGACGACGAGGGCTCGGGTCTCGGTGCGTTCGGCGAGCACCGAGCGGACCGCCTCGTGGTCGCCCCGGTCGACGACGACGACCCGTGCGCGCGAGAGCCGACAGCCGTCGATGAGCGAGGCGTGGGTGCCGGTGTCGCTGACGATCAGACCACCCCGACCGGCGAGCGCGGTGATGGCGCCGATGTTGGCGAGGTAGCCCGAGGAGAACACGAGCGCGGCGGGCGCACCGAGGAAGTCGGCGAGCTCGTTCTCCAGATCGGAGTGCAGACGGGTGGTGCCACAC contains:
- the bioD gene encoding dethiobiotin synthase; the encoded protein is MSGRILAVTGTSTDVGKTIATAALAAAFADGSVAVCKPVQTGMRPGEPGDLAVIDHLAGPVATAECARYPEPLAPETAARRAGAEPVDLPTIIRTVFGLSAAHDLTLVEGAGGILVRLAENLTLLDVAGAVDAEVIVVVHPGLGALNHAELTVSAIRACGLTVAGLIIGSWSAEPDLAMICNRDDLPRLTGVPVIAVIPGGAGALNPADFRHAAPTWFDPRWLDRHTAFPTSTDHPMTGVLS
- a CDS encoding 8-amino-7-oxononanoate synthase; its protein translation is MTTAIPGPVHTDEALSWLVDAGIARAEAGLHREPYVRDADRPLINLASNDYLGLSTHPDVIAGAHAAIDLWGTGSTSSRLVCGTTRLHSDLENELADFLGAPAALVFSSGYLANIGAITALAGRGGLIVSDTGTHASLIDGCRLSRARVVVVDRGDHEAVRSVLAERTETRALVVTDSIYSVDGEPAPIRELYAAARDHGAALLVDEAHALGVRGPGGSGLVAESGVAGAPDLVVTGVLSKSFGAQGGLVAGSAVLRGHLIDTARTFIFDTGLNPAAAGAALAALRLLRARPDYPQRLRANAVRLAERCGAPTPSAAVISLIVGDPHKAVAAALACRERGVLVGCFRPPSVEPGTSRLRLTVRADLDDATLDHVGDVVLEALREVGATVR